In Plasmodium sp. gorilla clade G2 genome assembly, chromosome: 5, one genomic interval encodes:
- a CDS encoding ATP-dependent helicase, putative gives MKSFFSFNKLENVGKKIKINFIQLLMIFLVYLNLDFLNGNIYVKAIHTKKNLFIPASNEIFYFKKNVLTKKRNKEKRYHTHSKNKGSNIFLNLNEENENKVEKRKKKINNEEIEEYSDDLKDKQNNNNNNNNNNNDKNDNNDDIIYDNNDDDQGKCKFSQFNEINKNIVEFLENKKGIKYMTKIQSESFRPIYEGKDIIGRSETGSGKTLAFALPLVEKLYKIKTSNEGLKEENGSYEEDSKQNIHDNDNNSNYNNSNYNNNNYNNSNYNNNNYNNSNYNNSNNLSYGKKYLNREHNKDPYILVLEPTRELSKQVENTFKEISQFYNFNIMSIYGGESYTYQENKLRKGIDIVTGTPGRIIDHIEKKNLSLQNIKYVVLDEADEMLNLGFTHDIERILSNINLKDAQVLLYSATTPSWIKDISSKYLKNPFCIDVVDSSNKTAKNITHIAIKTPYDIKEKALLLEDIILVKSNGGQVIIFTRTKLEADILCSEGSFKSLSFAVLHGNIAQSTREYTMQRFRQGMFQILIATDIASRGLDISNVDLVIQCFPPNYSAVYIHRAGRTGRANKKGTSLVLYSNEDKQDLIKIEKNCGIKFNIETLPNNEQVFHCASEIASKKVQNVNKDILPFFHNTAKELIDKANSLKIDQIELISRCLAIIAKKEHIKKRSLINGLSETVTLNFINKNRKWRSEDDIIYWINKLSNELNVNTFNKILQVKIDNKDRASSFFDVNENLAELFLQNFKTMSKIEYRKMFDLSLAQSIPQHIDLTMDYQPHTNRYQYRKKNYSYRRRPSYY, from the coding sequence atgaaatcatttttttcttttaataaactAGAAAATGTTggtaagaaaataaaaataaactttATTCAACTGTTGATGATATTTCTTGTATATCTAAATTTAGATTTTTTGAATGgcaatatatatgttaaggCAATACATACGAAGaagaatttatttatacctGCAAGTAacgaaatattttattttaagaaaaatgtattaacaaaaaaaaggaataaggAAAAAAGGTATCATACACATTCTAAAAACAAAGGAtccaatatatttttaaatttgaatgaagaaaatgagaATAAAgtggaaaaaagaaaaaaaaaaattaataatgaagaaatagAAGAATATAGTGAtgatttaaaagataaacaaaataacaacaataataacaataataacaataatgataaaaatgataataatgatgatattatttatgacaataatgatgatgatcaAGGGAAATGTAAATTTTCACAGTtcaatgaaataaataaaaatattgtggAATTTttagaaaacaaaaaaggtattaaatatatgactAAAATACAATCAGAAAGTTTTAGACCTATATATGAAGGTAAAGATATTATTGGACGCTCAGAAACTGGGTCAGGTAAAACATTAGCATTTGCCTTACCCTTGgttgaaaaattatataaaataaaaacatccAATGAAGGacttaaagaagaaaatggtTCATATGAAGAAGATTCAAAGCAAAACATACATgataatgacaataatagtaattataataatagtaattataataataataattataataatagtaattataataataataattataataatagtaattataataatagtaataatttatcatatgGTAAAAAATATCTTAATCGAGAACATAATAAAGATCCATACATATTAGTATTAGAACCTACTAGAGAATTGTCAAAACAAGTAGAGAATACTTTTAAAGAAATTAgtcaattttataattttaatattatgtcTATATATGGAGGAGAGAGTTATACTTatcaagaaaataaattaagaaAAGGTATTGATATAGTAACAGGTACTCCTGGACGTATTATTGatcatattgaaaaaaagaatttatctttacaaaatattaaatatgttgTTTTAGATGAAGCAGATGAAATGCTAAATTTAGGTTTTACACATGATATAGAAAGAATATtaagtaatataaatttaaaggaTGCACaagttttattatattctgcTACGACCCCATCATGGATAAAAGATATATCTTCcaaatatttaaagaatCCATTTTGTATAGATGTAGTAGATTCATCTAATAAAACtgcaaaaaatataacacatATTGCTATTAAAACAccatatgatataaaagaaaaggcATTATTATTAGAAGATATAATATTAGTTAAATCTAATGGTGGAcaagttattatttttacacgTACAAAATTAGAAGCTGATATTTTATGTTCTGAAGGTTCTTTTAAATCCTTATCATTTGCTGTTTTACATGGAAATATAGCACAATCTACTAGAGAATATACTATGCAAAGATTTAGACAAGGAATGTTCCAAATATTAATAGCTACAGATATTGCATCAAGAGGATTAGATATAAGTAATGTTGATTTAGTTATTCAATGTTTCCCTCCTAATTATTCAGCTGTATATATACATAGAGCAGGTAGAACTGGTAGAGCCAATAAAAAAGGTACATCTCTAGTATTATATTCAAATGAAGATAAACAagatttaattaaaattgaaaaaaattgtggtattaaatttaatattgaGACATTACCAAATAATGAACAAGTATTTCATTGTGCTTCAGAAATAGCATCTAAAAAAGTTCAAAATGttaataaagatattttacctttttttcataatacaGCTAAAGAATTAATTGATAAAGCAAATTCATTAAAAATAGATCAAATAGAATTAATATCTAGATGTCTAGCTATAATTGCaaaaaaagaacatataaaaaaaaggtcACTTATTAATGGATTGTCAGAAACGGTTACTctaaattttattaacaaAAATAGAAAATGGAGAAGTGaagatgatattatatattggattaataaattatccaATGAATTAAATGTAAACACCTTTAATAAAATTCTACAAGTTAAAATTGATAATAAAGATAGAGCTTCCTCTTTTTTTGATGTTAATGAAAACCTAGctgaattatttttacaaaattttaaaaCAATGTCTAAAATAGAATATAGAAAAATGTTTGATTTATCTCTTGCTCAAAGTATACCTCAACATATAGACTTAACCATGGATTATCAACCACATACAAATAGATAtcaatatagaaaaaaaaattattcatatagaAGACGACCatcttattattaa
- a CDS encoding AN1-like zinc finger family protein, which yields MAFFSDLSKECDMEGCRNHDFLPYKCEYCKLIFCEFHRKAEEHLCSKLKDMELNTVVLCEYCGIVLPDKKEDIKNHLIYKCLYKKKKKSILMCNKGDCKKVLNGINNYICKKCRKSFCLAHRYSDVHNCINSDEEKSFFKKYFFFF from the exons ATGGCCTTTTTTTCAGATCTTAGTAAGGAGTGTGACATGGAAGGTTGTAGAAATCATGATTTTCTGCCTTATAAATGTGAATATTGTAAATTGATT ttTTGTGAGTTCCATCGAAAGGCTGAAGAACATCTATGTTCGAAATTAAAAGATATGGAATTAAATACAGTTGTGTTATGCGAATATTGTGGTATAGTTCTTCCTGAT AAAAAGGAAGACATAAaaaatcatttaatatataaatgtttatataaaaaaaagaaaaaatctaTATTGATGTGTAATAAAGGGGATTGTAAAAAA GTTTTGAATGGAATTAAcaattatatttgtaaaaagTGCAGAAAAAGTTTTTGCTTAGCACATAGGTATAGTGATGTACACAACTGTATTAATTCGGATGAAGAAAAAAGTTTTTTCAAAa agtattttttttttttttag
- a CDS encoding ATP-dependent helicase, putative produces MFYFLPLVIFFLFFFHLIKSYNINYQINDKTFFPFQPQHPIKKKKNYIKYNGKRIILVKDSKEENSLDFKVEDFLCESEKKEKKKKQETDGSFFFQSNTTFSELNIHKHLIENLKNHNINTPSVIQYDLLKYYNEHNDDNLQNIIIAAENGIGKTLSYIIFLINHILKKGTNKNTCTLILQYNNLLCNQCYDILKKLSKNVKAQIVNLKYEGIINIKNHLIVICTPVRLISYIKEDKENIFSSFFENLDFFIMDEVDILFDNPYIKNMKIIFDELNKSKNEKYVSIITSSTLCNRGKKSIYNNVIKYITNPIVIKTNYFHNIHPFINYHFIKPSYYNIKNKVQIIKHILLKENYKKVLIFCNTLKSSNTAFSLLKLHFDNIFLFNSTVKKEDQSIILNHFRTSQHPILVTTDIIYRGIDISDISHLFHFDTPTNIVVYTHRNGRLARGANTGHVYIFKHFEDLVTRKIYELHKNKLKFEEIFSRKRSLRKNYKRELQKKSEK; encoded by the exons atgttttattttttaccccttgtaatattttttttgtttttttttcatttaattaaGAGCTATAATATCAACTATCAGATCAATGATAAGACATTTTTTCCATTTCAACCACAACAtccaataaaaaaaaaaaaaaattatataaaatataatggaAAACGAATTATATTAGTAAAAGATTCCAAAGAAGAAAATTCTTTAGATTTCAAAGTAGAAGACTTTCTATGTGAaagtgaaaaaaaagaaaaaaaaaaaaagcaagaAACAGATGgttctttcttttttcaatCTAATACAACTTTTTCggaattaaatatacataaacatttaatagaaaatttaaaaaatcataatattaatacacCATCAGTAATACaatatgatttattaaaatattataatgaacATAATGATGACAATctacaaaatattattatagcAGCAGAAAATGGTATTGGAAAAACATTGTCTTATATTATCTTTctaataaatcatatattaaaaaaagggACCAACAAAAATACATGTACACTTATTTTGcagtataataatttattgtgTAATCAGTGTTATGATAtactaaaaaaattatccaa AAATGTAAAAGCACAAATTGTTAACCTAAAATATGAaggaataataaatattaaaaaccATCTGATCGTTATCTGTACCCCCGTAAGacttatttcatatataaaagaagacaaagaaaatatattttcttctttttttgagAATCTcgatttttttataatggaCGAAGtagatattttatttgataatccttatataaaaaatatgaaaataatttttgatGAATTgaataaatcaaaaaatgaaaaatatgtatcTATAATTACATCCTCTACCTTATGTAATAGAGGTAAAAAatctatttataataatgtaataaaatatataacaaatcctattgttataaaaacgaattattttcataatatacatccatttattaattatcattttataaagccatcatattataatatcaaaaataaagttcaaataataaaacatattcttttaaaagaaaattataaaaaagttcTTATATTCTGTAATACTCTGAAAAGCTCAAATACAGCATTcagtttattaaaattacatttcgataatatttttttatttaattcaacagttaaaaaagaagatcAATCTATAATATTAAACCATTTCAGAACATCTCAACATCCAATATTAGTCACTactgatattatatatagaggAATAGACATAAGCGATATATCTCACCTTTTTCATTTCGACACTCCAACAAATATAGTGGTCTACACACATAG aaatggACGACTAGCGAGGGGTGCTAATACTGGTCATGTTTACATATTTAAACATTTCGAAGATCTAGTAACAAGAAAAATTTATGAacttcataaaaataaattaaaatttgaaGAAATATTCAGTAGGAAACGATCCttgagaaaaaattataaaagagaattacaaaaaaaaagtgaaaaataa
- a CDS encoding 2-oxoisovalerate dehydrogenase subunit beta, mitochondrial, putative: MKEVIRNNLKNLLLNNHCLVRNTNIKCLRSNRIRNFSSSNFEEKKKMNMFTAINSAMHNVFETNANSVLLGEDVAFGGVFRCSLDLLKKYGNMRVFNTPLCEQGIIGFAIGLAENGFTTIAEIQFGDYIFPAFDQIVNDVAKYRYRSGSSFDVGKLTIRSTWGAVGHGGLYHSQSPEAFFAHASGIKIIVPSDAYKAKGLLLSAINDPNPCLFFEPKILYRSSVCDVPTGPYQLELGKAHVVRQGTDVTILTWGSLVHKMIYAADVLSNKYNIESEVIDLQTIIPWDILTVQKSVEKTGRLLITHEAQLTNGFGAEIAAKIQERCFYNLHTPIKRVCGYDTPFPHVYEPFYMPDAHKVIYEIKKMMK; the protein is encoded by the coding sequence atgaaGGAAGTAATAAGAAATAACCTAAAAAATTTGTTACTAAATAATCACTGTCTTGTGAggaatacaaatataaaatgtttgaGAAGTAATAGGATTCGTAATTTTTCTTCCTCCAATTttgaagagaaaaaaaaaatgaatatgttTACAGCAATAAATTCAGCTATGCATAATGTATTTGAAACAAATGCTAATTCTGTATTATTAGGAGAAGATGTTGCTTTTGGAGGTGTGTTTAGATGTTCTttagatttattaaaaaagtaTGGAAATATGAGAGTGTTCAATACTCCTTTATGTGAACAAGGAATTATAGGATTTGCTATAGGTCTAGCTGAAAATGGATTTACAACAATAGCTGAAATACAATTTGGagattatatatttccagCATTTGATCAAATAGTAAATGATGTAGctaaatatagatatagatCAGGTAGTAGTTTTGATGTAGGTAAATTAACCATAAGATCAACATGGGGTGCTGTTGGACATGGTGGTTTATATCATTCACAAAGTCCTGAAGCTTTTTTTGCTCATGCATCTggtataaaaattattgtaCCCAGTGATGCATATAAAGCTAAAGGATTATTACTTTCAGCTATTAATGATCCTAACCcatgtttattttttgaacccaaaattttatatagatCATCAGTTTGTGATGTACCTACTGGACCATATCAATTAGAATTAGGTAAAGCACATGTAGTAAGACAAGGTACAGATGTTACTATACTAACATGGGGATCGTTAGTacataaaatgatatatgcTGCAGATGTTTTAtcaaacaaatataatatagaatCGGAAGTTATTGATCTACAAACTATTATACCATGGGATATTCTAACTGTACAAAAGTCAGTCGAAAAAACCGGAAGACTTTTAATTACACATGAAGCTCAATTAACCAATGGTTTTGGAGCTGAAATTGCAGCTAAAATACAAGAAAGATGTTTCTATAATTTACATACACCTATTAAAAGGGTATGTGGGTATGATACTCCTTTCCCTCATGTATACGAGCCATTCTATATGCCAGATGCACATAAAGTCATATAtgaaatcaaaaaaatgatgaaataa